Part of the Leptotrichia hongkongensis genome is shown below.
GAAAATTACTCCTAACAATTGAAATACAATGGAAGCATTAATATATGGGACAATTCCCAAAGCAAAAATTGAAGCTCTTTCAACAGCTCCACCCGAAAATAAGTTTAAAAATTGAGCAATTGCATTTCCCTGCTGGAAATTTTTAAAAGCTTCTGTATTAATTCCCGGAACTGCTATATGAATTCCAACTCTTGCAACCATTATCATAAGTAATGTAAATGTTACTCTTTTTTCTAGTTCGGGTATATTAAAAATAGCTTTTACCCTGCTTGTTACTGCTTCAGCTAGAGTCAATTCTATCACTCCTTTAGTATATGAAGAAAAAGCAAGATATTAAATCTTACTTATTCCCATCTTCTTTTTTATTATTTCCTGCTTTAGCTGAATATGATTTTATTTCTACTAATTCTACACTTCCTCCAGCTTTTTCAATTAATTCTTTAGCTGTCTTAGAAATTTTATGTGTTTTTACAGTTAATTTTTTGTTAACTTCTGTATTCCCTATAATTTTTAAAACACTTGTAAAATCTTTTTCTTTAACATAAGATTCAATATTTGCATTTAAATACTCTTTTACTGCTTTTCTACCTTTTACATTTCTCAAAGCTCCATCAGAATATTTTGTTATAAATTTAGGGTTTTTAATTATTCCATTTTCAACTAATGTTTGTAAGCTAACTACATCTCCATCGTTAAATTTTTCTACGATATCAGCCAATGTAATTGCTATTATATCTTTTTTAAATGGTGAATTAGAAAATCCTCTTTTAGGGATTCTTCTAATAATAGGCATTTGTCCACCTTCAAATATAGGTGATACATAAGAACCTGATCTTTGTTTTTGTCCATTGTGACCTTTACCAGCTGTTTTTCCCCAACCAGTTCCGTGTCCTCTTCCTACTCTTCTTCTTTCTCTTTTCGATCCAGCAGCAGGTCTTAATTCATTAAGATTCATCTATTTTAAACCTCCTCTACTTTAAGTAAATAAGAAACTAATTTAATTTTTCCTTCAATATCAGCAGTTTTATTATGAACTGCACTTTGACTGATTTTTCTTAATCCAAGTGATTTTACAGTCGCAACATGATTAGGTTTTCTTCCATTAATTCCTTTTACAAGCGTTACTTTTACTTTAGACATTAATTTTACCTCCTAACCTTATTATCCTAAAATTTCTTCAACTGATTTTCCTCTAAGTCTTGCTACATCTTCAAGAGAACGCAATTGTTTTAATCCTTCTAAAGTTGCTCTTGCAACGTTATCTTTAGTTTTTGAACCTCTAATTTTTGTAAGCACGTCTTTTACACCTGCTAACTCTAATAATTCCCTGGTTGCTGAACCAGCGATAACTCCTGTCCCTTTTGAAGCTGGTTTCAATAATACAGATGTTGCATTATATTTACCAATTTGCTCATGTGGTAATGTTCCACCTTTTAATGAAACATTTACTAAGTTTTTCTTAGCATTTGCGATGGCTTTTCTGATTGCATCAGGTACACCGTTAGCTTTTCCTAAACCGATACCTACTTTTCCTTTTTCATCTCCAACAGCTGCTAATACTGAGAATGAAATTCTTCTTCCTCCTTTAACAGTTTTAGAAACTCTGCTTATTCTTAAAAGTCTTTCTTTATATTCACTTTCTCTTTCTCTGTTATCTCTATCTCTAGCCAAAATAAATCCTCCTTATCTTTAGAATTTTAATCCTGCTTCTCTTGCAGCATCTGCCACAGCTTTAACTCTTCCTGTGTACACGTATCCTCCTCTGTCGAATACAACAGCAGTAATCCCTTTATCTAATGCTTTTTTAGCAATTCTTTCTCCTATTTGTTTAGCTGCTTCAATATTTGAACCTTTTTCAATTTTTGCACCTTTTTCAATAGTTGACGCAGAAACTAAAGTATTTCCTGTAGTATCATCAATTACTTGAACAAAGATATTTTGTAAACTTCTATACACAGCAAGTCTAGGTCTTTCAGCAGTTCCAACGATTTTTCTTCTAATACTTCTATGTTTTTTTTGTCTTAATTTATTTCTATCAAGTTTTTTTACCATTAAAATCTACCTCCTATCCTTTCTTACCTTCTTTTCTTCTAATTACTTCATCAGCGTATTTAACACCTTTTCCTTTATATGGTTCAGGTGGACGTTTAGCTCTGATGTTTGCAGCAACTTGTCCAACTAATTGTTTATCAATTCCTTCAACAGAAATTTTAGTATTTCCTTCAACTTTAAAAGTGATTCCTTCTACTGCTTCAATTTCAACTGGATGTGAATATCCTAAAGATAAAGTTAATCCTTTTCCGCTAGCTTGTACTCTGTAACCTACTCCGACTAATTCTAATCCTCTAGTAAATCCTTCACTTACTCCAACAATCATATTGTTTAAGTTTGCTCTTGTAGTTCCATGAAGAGCTCTGATATTTGGTAAATCATTTGGTCTTTCAAACGTAATTTCGTTACCATCAATATTTACTTTAATTTCACTGCTTAATTCTCTTACTAATTGTCCTTTTGGCCCTTTTACAGTAAAAGTGTTCCCATCCTGCTTAACTTCAACACCAGCAGGTATAGTTATAGGTTTCTTACCTATTCTTGACATTGTTTATCCTCCTAATTTATAAAATGCGTAAATTACCACACGTAGCAAAGAACTTCTCCACCAACATTATGCTTTCTGCATTCCTTGTCTGTAATAACACCTTGTGGTGTTGAGACAATGGCAATTCCTAATCCACCTAAAACTTTAGGTAAATTTTCTACAGATGTGTAAACTCTTCTTCCAGGTTTTGAAATTCTTTTCAATCCTTTAATTACAGCTTCTCCATCTACAGTTTTTAAAGAAACAACTATATTTTTTATAGCTCCTTCTTCTTTAATTTCGTAACCGTTTATATATCCTTCATTTTTTAATATATTTGCTATACTTTCTTTAATTCTTGAAAATGGTACTGCAACTTGTGCATGTTTAGCCATGTTTCCGTTTCTGATTCTAGTAAGCATATCAGCAATAGGATCTGTTAAATACATTAATTCTTCCTCCTCTCAAAATTACCAACTTGATTTTTTTACTCCTGGGATAACTCCCTCTCCTGCTAATTGTCTGAACATAACTCTTGAAATACCAAATTCTCTCATATATCCTCTTGGTCTTCCGTTAATTTGACATCTATTTCTAACTCTTGTAGGCGAAGCATTTCTTGGTAATTTAGATAATTCTAAAACTGCTTCTCTATCACCTTTTTTAGCTCTTTCTTTTAACTCAGCTCTTTTAGCTGCATATTTATCAACTGTTTTTTGTCTTTTTAAGTTTCTTTCAACCATTGCTTTTTTAGCCATTGATTAAATTACACCTCCTTCAAAATAATACTATTTTGCAAACGGCATTCCGAATGCTTTTAATAAAGCTCTTCCTTGCTCATCATTTTGTGCTGTAGATACAATTGTAATTCCTAATCCGAAGATTTTATCTACTTTATCAATTTCGATTTCAGGGAATACGATTTGTTCTTTCAATCCCAATGTATAGTTTCCTCTTCCATCAAATCCTTTAGGTGAAACACCTTCAAAATCTCTTACCCTTGGTAATGTGATACTAATTAATCTGTCTAGGAATTCATACATTTTTTCTTTTCTTAATGTAACTTTTGCTCCAATTTTTTGTCCTTCTCTTAATTTAAATCCAGCTTCTGATTTTCTAGCTGCTCTTGGTACAGGCTGTTGCCCTGTAATTTGTGATAATTCAGCAATTGCTGTATCGATTAATTTAGAATTGCTTACTGCTTCTCCAATCCCCATATTAACTACGATTTTATCAAGTTTAGGTACTTGCATAACATTAGATAAGTTTAATTCTTTCATTAGTGATGAAACAATTTCATCTTTGTATAATTTCTGTAATCTTGGAATATATTTTTCAGCCATTTATGACATCCTCCTCTCTAAAATATTATATTTCGTTACCAGATACAACTGATATTCTTACTTTTTTACCATCTCTTATTTCTTTTCTTACTCTTGTAGGTTTCCCTGCTCCTTCATCCCAAAGCATTACTTTAGATGAGAAGATTGGCATTTCTCTTTCTACAACTTCGCCTTGTGGGTTCATTGCATTAGGTTTAATATGTCTTTTTTTGATATTTACACCTTCAACAATTATTTTTCCAGTTTTAGGGAATACTTTTAATACTTTTCCAATTTTTCCTTTATCTCCAGTTTGTGTACTCTTTTCATTACGCAACAAATCTTTTGATCTACCGCTAATCACAATAACTGTATCTCCAGTTTTAACATGTAATTTTTTAGGTACTGATTTTAAATTTGGTTTAGCCACGTTTAACTCTCCTTCCTATAATACTTCTGGTGCTAGAGAAACTATTTTCATAAAGTTTTTAGCTCTTAATTCTCTTGCTACAGGTCCAAAAATTCTTGTTCCTCTTACTTCTAATGCTGTATTTAATATAACAGCCGCATTATCATCAAATTTTATATATGAACCGTCTGCTCTTTTTAATTCTTTTCTAGTTCTAACGATTACAGCTTTTACTACATCACCTTTTTTTACGTTTCCGTTTGGTATAGCTTCTTTTACACTTGCTACTACGATGTCTCCTATTTTACCGAATCTTCTTCTTGATCCACCTAATACTCTAATAACCATGATTTTTTTAGCTCCAGTGTTATCAGCAACATTAAGTATCGTTTGTTGTTGAACCATTTAAAATTTCCTCCTCTCAAATGTTAACTCACACTATCTTCTTCCGTTTTAATATTGAAAATAAAACATCAAGCAATTTTTTTAATAAGATTAAATTATTTAGCTCTTTCTAAGATTGTAACAACTCTCCATCTTTTATCTTTACTTAATGGTCTAGTTTCCATAATTTGCACTTTATCTCCGATTCCACAATCATTGTTTTCATCATGTGCTTTATATTTTTTAGAAGTTTTTACTCTCTTTTTATAAAGTTTGTGTAATTTCATTGTTTCTTCAAGAACAACTACAGTTTTATCCATTTTGTTAGAAACAACGATTCCTTCTCTTACTTTTCTTTCGTTTCTTTTATTTTCCACTCTTGATCCTCCTATTTACCAGTTTTTTCAGTTACAACAGTTTTTAGTCTTGCTATTGTTCTTTTAACATCTCGTATTTTAGCAGTGTTTTGTAATTGTCCAAGAGTTTTTTGAAATTTTAAATTAAACAATTCTTGTTTCAATTCATTTACTTTAACTTCCAATTCTTCCAATGATAATTCTCTAATTTCGTTAATTGTCATTACTTATCACCACCTACTTCTTCTTTTCTTACAAATTTAACTTTTATAGGTAGTTTATGTCCAGCTTTTCTTAACGCTTCCTTGGCTTTCTCTTCTGATACTCCGCCAACTTCAAACATTATTTTATTCTTTTTAACTACTGCTACCCAACCTTCTGCATTACCTTTACCTTTACCCATTCTTGTTCCTTCAGGTCTTTTTGTATAAGGTTTATCAGGGAATATTCTAATCCAAATTTTACCTTCTCTTTTAAATGTTCTATTAATCGTTACCCTACAAGCTTCTATTTGTCTTGAAGTAATCCAACCAAATTCTCTAGCGGCAAGTCCAAATTCACCAAAATCAACTTTATTTCCTTTAGTTGCTACGCCACCCATTTTTCCTCTGAACTGTTTTCTATATTTCGTTCTTTTAGGTATTAACATATTATTCGTTTTCTCCTTCCTTTGTAGTAGAAAGAACTTCACCATTAAATATCCATACTTTTAATCCTAAAGCACCGTATGTAGTGTGTGCAGTAGCTGTTGCATAATCAACATCTGCTCTTAAAGTATGTAGTGGTACTCTTCCTGAAAGTGTCCATTCACTTCTTGCAATTTCGGCACCATTCAATCTTCCCGATACCATAACTTTAATTCCTTTAATCCCAGCTTTTTCTGCTCTTTGAATAGCTTGTTGAACTGCTCTTTTATAAGCAACCCTTTTTTCAATTGCAGTTGCAA
Proteins encoded:
- the rplX gene encoding 50S ribosomal protein L24; translated protein: MAKPNLKSVPKKLHVKTGDTVIVISGRSKDLLRNEKSTQTGDKGKIGKVLKVFPKTGKIIVEGVNIKKRHIKPNAMNPQGEVVEREMPIFSSKVMLWDEGAGKPTRVRKEIRDGKKVRISVVSGNEI
- the rpmC gene encoding 50S ribosomal protein L29, which codes for MTINEIRELSLEELEVKVNELKQELFNLKFQKTLGQLQNTAKIRDVKRTIARLKTVVTEKTGK
- the rpsQ gene encoding 30S ribosomal protein S17, encoding MENKRNERKVREGIVVSNKMDKTVVVLEETMKLHKLYKKRVKTSKKYKAHDENNDCGIGDKVQIMETRPLSKDKRWRVVTILERAK
- the rplR gene encoding 50S ribosomal protein L18 produces the protein MVKKLDRNKLRQKKHRSIRRKIVGTAERPRLAVYRSLQNIFVQVIDDTTGNTLVSASTIEKGAKIEKGSNIEAAKQIGERIAKKALDKGITAVVFDRGGYVYTGRVKAVADAAREAGLKF
- the rplO gene encoding 50S ribosomal protein L15, giving the protein MNLNELRPAAGSKRERRRVGRGHGTGWGKTAGKGHNGQKQRSGSYVSPIFEGGQMPIIRRIPKRGFSNSPFKKDIIAITLADIVEKFNDGDVVSLQTLVENGIIKNPKFITKYSDGALRNVKGRKAVKEYLNANIESYVKEKDFTSVLKIIGNTEVNKKLTVKTHKISKTAKELIEKAGGSVELVEIKSYSAKAGNNKKEDGNK
- the rpsH gene encoding 30S ribosomal protein S8, whose translation is MYLTDPIADMLTRIRNGNMAKHAQVAVPFSRIKESIANILKNEGYINGYEIKEEGAIKNIVVSLKTVDGEAVIKGLKRISKPGRRVYTSVENLPKVLGGLGIAIVSTPQGVITDKECRKHNVGGEVLCYVW
- the rpmD gene encoding 50S ribosomal protein L30, whose product is MSKVKVTLVKGINGRKPNHVATVKSLGLRKISQSAVHNKTADIEGKIKLVSYLLKVEEV
- the rplF gene encoding 50S ribosomal protein L6, with the protein product MSRIGKKPITIPAGVEVKQDGNTFTVKGPKGQLVRELSSEIKVNIDGNEITFERPNDLPNIRALHGTTRANLNNMIVGVSEGFTRGLELVGVGYRVQASGKGLTLSLGYSHPVEIEAVEGITFKVEGNTKISVEGIDKQLVGQVAANIRAKRPPEPYKGKGVKYADEVIRRKEGKKG
- the rplE gene encoding 50S ribosomal protein L5, producing MAEKYIPRLQKLYKDEIVSSLMKELNLSNVMQVPKLDKIVVNMGIGEAVSNSKLIDTAIAELSQITGQQPVPRAARKSEAGFKLREGQKIGAKVTLRKEKMYEFLDRLISITLPRVRDFEGVSPKGFDGRGNYTLGLKEQIVFPEIEIDKVDKIFGLGITIVSTAQNDEQGRALLKAFGMPFAK
- the rpsN gene encoding 30S ribosomal protein S14, with product MAKKAMVERNLKRQKTVDKYAAKRAELKERAKKGDREAVLELSKLPRNASPTRVRNRCQINGRPRGYMREFGISRVMFRQLAGEGVIPGVKKSSW
- the rplP gene encoding 50S ribosomal protein L16, with translation MLIPKRTKYRKQFRGKMGGVATKGNKVDFGEFGLAAREFGWITSRQIEACRVTINRTFKREGKIWIRIFPDKPYTKRPEGTRMGKGKGNAEGWVAVVKKNKIMFEVGGVSEEKAKEALRKAGHKLPIKVKFVRKEEVGGDK
- the rplN gene encoding 50S ribosomal protein L14, with the protein product MVQQQTILNVADNTGAKKIMVIRVLGGSRRRFGKIGDIVVASVKEAIPNGNVKKGDVVKAVIVRTRKELKRADGSYIKFDDNAAVILNTALEVRGTRIFGPVARELRAKNFMKIVSLAPEVL
- the rpsE gene encoding 30S ribosomal protein S5 yields the protein MARDRDNRERESEYKERLLRISRVSKTVKGGRRISFSVLAAVGDEKGKVGIGLGKANGVPDAIRKAIANAKKNLVNVSLKGGTLPHEQIGKYNATSVLLKPASKGTGVIAGSATRELLELAGVKDVLTKIRGSKTKDNVARATLEGLKQLRSLEDVARLRGKSVEEILG